In the Devosia sp. SL43 genome, one interval contains:
- a CDS encoding LemA family protein, producing the protein MIGWIILGVVVLAAFYAIAIYNGLVKNRQMVEEGWSGIDVQLKRRTDLIPNLLETVKGYMSHERETLEAVTNARAAATAASNGTPEQRAAAEGQLSSALGKLIAVAEAYPDLKANTTFLEFQAALQTVEDEIQMSRRYYNGATRNLNVMVESFPSNLVANGFGFKKAEYFELENEADRAVPTVKFN; encoded by the coding sequence ATGATCGGTTGGATCATTCTTGGGGTGGTCGTACTGGCCGCCTTCTACGCCATCGCCATCTATAACGGCCTGGTGAAGAACCGGCAGATGGTGGAGGAGGGGTGGTCGGGCATCGATGTGCAGCTCAAGCGCCGCACCGATCTCATTCCGAACCTGCTCGAAACGGTAAAAGGCTACATGTCGCACGAGCGCGAGACGCTCGAAGCGGTGACCAATGCCCGCGCCGCCGCTACGGCCGCCTCCAACGGGACACCCGAGCAGCGCGCCGCTGCCGAGGGCCAGCTCTCGTCCGCCCTGGGCAAGCTTATCGCAGTCGCCGAGGCCTATCCCGACCTCAAGGCCAATACCACCTTCCTTGAATTCCAGGCGGCCCTGCAAACGGTCGAGGACGAAATCCAGATGTCGCGCCGCTACTACAACGGCGCCACGCGCAACCTCAACGTCATGGTCGAGTCCTTCCCGTCGAACCTTGTCGCCAACGGCTTCGGCTTCAAGAAGGCCGAATATTTCGAGCTGGAAAACGAAGCCGACCGCGCCGTCCCGACGGTCAAGTTCAACTAG